From a single Terriglobia bacterium genomic region:
- the nfi gene encoding deoxyribonuclease V (cleaves DNA at apurinic or apyrimidinic sites), with amino-acid sequence MRTVLRNRWKITPREAIQLQARLREHVVLEDTFNQIRYVAGADIAFDPATEEAFAGVIVYRFPSLEEVERRMARRRLQFPYVPGLLSFRETPILMAAFARLKTEPDLLLIDGHGRAHPRLFGIACHIGVLFDKPSIGCAKSLLVGEAGEPGLKSGSTAALNYQGEIVGTALRTRDNTRPIFVTQGHRISLATAVKVVINCIDGYRIPRPTREADHYVRDLRCAYQRNCR; translated from the coding sequence ATGCGGACCGTACTCCGAAACAGGTGGAAAATCACTCCGCGCGAGGCAATTCAACTCCAGGCCCGCCTCCGCGAGCATGTGGTGCTGGAAGACACTTTCAACCAGATCCGATATGTGGCGGGAGCTGATATCGCGTTTGATCCGGCAACCGAAGAGGCCTTTGCCGGAGTCATTGTTTACCGCTTTCCGTCGCTCGAAGAGGTTGAACGCCGGATGGCCCGGCGCAGGTTGCAATTTCCTTACGTGCCCGGACTGCTCTCGTTTCGTGAAACCCCGATCCTGATGGCGGCCTTCGCGCGCTTGAAGACCGAACCTGACCTGTTGCTGATTGACGGCCACGGCCGCGCGCACCCACGCCTTTTCGGGATCGCCTGCCACATCGGTGTGCTGTTTGACAAGCCGTCTATCGGCTGCGCAAAGTCCCTGCTGGTGGGTGAAGCTGGCGAGCCTGGCTTGAAGTCTGGATCAACCGCGGCGCTCAACTACCAGGGCGAAATCGTGGGCACGGCGCTGCGGACTCGTGACAATACGCGACCCATTTTTGTGACCCAGGGGCACCGCATCTCGCTCGCAACCGCGGTGAAAGTGGTCATCAACTGCATTGACGGATATCGCATCCCCAGGCCGACGCGCGAGGCCGACCACTACGTGCGCGATCTTCGCTGCGCTTACCAGCGAAATTGCAGGTAG
- a CDS encoding sensor histidine kinase, whose protein sequence is MSESASQYEQLRKIPSPSTRLWIGLCIILSIFLIFVVYSSRQIRWLEDFQVNVVQKNRKASLQLSRLQNDAYLLAISLQGVAFSKSRYPIRDWEPEFTRLRNDMENAAMLEGRYAVDTPASHDKRMQLRQVLADFGTTADGIFGLARQGKTAEARTLIQTELENKRAVISEIIFSLLKLNDQAQSDAADRINATYENVKTDILLITALLFLLALGTGLYTFAANKKTFAKLQHLAEQLQEQSGQLRKLSWKLIEVQEETLRRVARDLHDEFGQILTAIGVMLNRAGRKAHHPDPALIAELEYVKNIVEETLAKVRDQSQMFRPGVLDDFGLDQTLDWFTRQFSRQAGINIHFSGALRSGRLPPEESIHVYRIVQEALNNVARHSRATEAWVEMEERERELRLEVRDNGVGFETGNPAERSPNDGIGLMGMRERAEHLNGTLKVQSTPGKGTAINVRIPLKEAPESRFAEKVG, encoded by the coding sequence ATGAGCGAGTCGGCCTCGCAGTACGAGCAGTTGCGGAAAATTCCATCGCCCTCCACGCGCCTGTGGATCGGCCTCTGCATTATTCTTTCCATCTTCCTCATTTTTGTCGTGTACAGCAGCCGCCAGATCCGCTGGCTTGAAGACTTCCAGGTCAACGTGGTGCAAAAGAACCGCAAGGCCTCATTGCAGCTTTCGCGGCTGCAGAACGATGCCTATTTGCTGGCGATCTCACTGCAAGGCGTAGCGTTCTCCAAAAGCCGTTATCCCATCCGCGACTGGGAACCGGAATTCACGCGCCTCCGGAACGATATGGAAAATGCCGCGATGCTTGAGGGCCGATATGCTGTTGACACGCCCGCCAGCCACGACAAGCGGATGCAATTACGCCAGGTCCTGGCGGATTTCGGCACCACTGCAGACGGCATTTTTGGCCTGGCGCGGCAAGGCAAAACTGCAGAAGCACGAACATTGATCCAGACAGAGCTTGAGAACAAGCGGGCCGTCATTTCCGAGATCATTTTCAGCCTCCTGAAGCTGAATGACCAGGCGCAGTCCGATGCCGCCGACCGCATCAACGCGACGTATGAAAACGTCAAGACCGACATCCTGCTGATCACGGCCCTGTTGTTCCTGCTGGCGCTGGGGACCGGCCTTTACACGTTTGCAGCTAATAAAAAGACCTTCGCAAAGCTGCAGCATCTGGCCGAGCAACTCCAGGAGCAATCCGGGCAATTGCGGAAGCTCTCCTGGAAGCTGATCGAGGTCCAGGAGGAGACGCTTCGGCGCGTCGCCCGGGACCTGCACGACGAGTTCGGGCAGATCCTCACTGCCATCGGCGTCATGCTGAACCGGGCAGGGCGCAAGGCCCACCATCCCGATCCCGCCCTGATTGCGGAGCTTGAGTACGTCAAGAACATTGTTGAAGAGACGCTCGCGAAAGTCCGTGACCAGTCGCAGATGTTCCGTCCCGGCGTCCTGGACGATTTCGGGCTTGACCAGACGCTCGACTGGTTCACGCGCCAGTTCTCGCGCCAGGCAGGAATCAACATCCATTTCAGCGGCGCGTTGCGAAGCGGACGGTTGCCTCCGGAAGAATCCATCCACGTTTATCGCATCGTCCAGGAGGCGCTTAACAACGTGGCGCGCCACTCCCGGGCCACCGAAGCGTGGGTGGAGATGGAAGAGCGCGAACGCGAACTGCGCCTGGAAGTCCGCGACAATGGTGTAGGATTTGAAACAGGCAACCCGGCGGAACGGTCTCCGAATGACGGTATCGGCTTGATGGGGATGCGCGAGCGCGCCGAACACCTGAACGGCACGCTTAAGGTACAATCAACTCCGGGTAAGGGCACTGCCATCAACGTCCGAATACCGCTGAAAGAAGCGCCGGAATCACGCTTCGCTGAAAAGGTAGGATAA
- a CDS encoding ROK family transcriptional regulator has protein sequence MKSDFHLQASLFQLLEEVSRHPSIEARALAEKLNLNLAAVRSQTARLRRAGLVVPSRDRRGMTLNPDFGCLVGIDMGASHLQFALADFAGEIIADTTEKVRPEDGPRRTISQIKKGIHRLVPAGKRNTLRAVAMAVPSAVDPRNGLVLMANNLEGWRNINLKRELEKEFRLPVCIDNDANMAAIGEHWRGVARGLDNFVFIALGTGIGSGIFVNGQLYVGRTGAAGELQFLHVEWPRWNEDFGVTGYFESYASGQGIATLGRKLMKPPPGGRSAGLAETRDAYFVFDAFRRGDRRARKTLETIFTILGVGVANIVGVLDPDMIVLGGGISRGAPEFMLRTVADVAKKIQPNCPPIRISELGNQAQTCGAVYSSLMAACKATVRKSR, from the coding sequence ATGAAGAGCGACTTTCATCTGCAAGCCAGTCTTTTTCAGCTCCTTGAGGAAGTATCGCGCCATCCGTCCATCGAAGCGCGCGCACTGGCCGAAAAGCTGAACCTGAACCTCGCCGCGGTCAGGAGCCAAACGGCGAGGCTGCGCCGCGCCGGACTTGTGGTCCCTTCTCGAGACCGCCGCGGAATGACGCTGAATCCTGATTTCGGCTGCCTGGTGGGAATCGATATGGGAGCGAGCCATCTCCAATTTGCGCTGGCTGACTTTGCCGGCGAGATTATTGCCGACACCACGGAGAAGGTCCGGCCCGAAGACGGGCCCAGAAGAACCATCAGCCAGATCAAGAAAGGCATTCACCGGCTGGTTCCGGCAGGCAAACGCAACACGCTCCGCGCCGTCGCGATGGCGGTCCCCAGCGCCGTCGATCCGCGCAACGGCCTGGTGCTGATGGCCAACAATCTTGAGGGCTGGAGAAACATTAACCTGAAACGCGAATTGGAGAAGGAATTCCGGCTTCCCGTCTGCATCGATAATGACGCCAACATGGCCGCCATCGGCGAACACTGGCGAGGAGTCGCCCGCGGTCTCGACAATTTTGTCTTCATTGCGCTGGGCACCGGCATAGGCTCCGGGATATTCGTCAACGGCCAGCTCTACGTTGGCCGCACCGGCGCAGCGGGCGAGCTGCAGTTTCTGCACGTGGAGTGGCCGCGCTGGAACGAAGATTTCGGGGTCACGGGATATTTTGAAAGCTACGCCTCTGGGCAAGGCATCGCAACCCTCGGCCGCAAGCTCATGAAGCCGCCGCCGGGCGGCCGGTCAGCCGGGCTCGCGGAAACGCGCGACGCCTACTTTGTGTTCGACGCCTTTCGCCGGGGCGATCGAAGAGCGCGCAAGACACTGGAAACCATCTTCACCATTCTCGGCGTTGGCGTCGCAAACATTGTGGGCGTGCTTGACCCCGACATGATCGTGCTGGGAGGAGGCATCAGTCGGGGCGCTCCTGAGTTCATGCTGCGAACGGTTGCCGACGTGGCAAAGAAGATCCAGCCGAACTGCCCGCCAATCCGCATCAGTGAACTGGGCAACCAGGCGCAAACCTGCGGAGCGGTATACTCAAGCCTGATGGCCGCCTGCAAGGCTACCGTTCGCAAAAGCAGGTAA
- a CDS encoding gluconate 2-dehydrogenase subunit 3 family protein has product MKKNTADNGTPIKRRDILKVFSAVPAAALVPLSAVAAPPQNTAASAAGKAASGYQRKVFNDHEWETVKLLSDLMIPADERSGSATQAGVPEFIDDWLDFRGGRLKAEILGGLTWLDLECNRQFGHDFIGCAPAEQKKILDRIAYPDKAAPEDVNYVAFFNRLRDLVVGGFFSSEQGVKDLPYQGNKMVAVWEGCPSSVLAQIEKNLKTNGVALSMEGDKTSA; this is encoded by the coding sequence ATGAAAAAGAACACTGCCGACAACGGAACACCTATCAAACGGCGCGACATACTGAAAGTCTTCTCGGCTGTTCCAGCGGCGGCGTTGGTCCCGCTGAGCGCCGTCGCGGCGCCGCCTCAGAATACCGCCGCGAGCGCGGCAGGCAAAGCCGCATCGGGTTATCAGCGGAAAGTCTTCAACGACCATGAATGGGAAACCGTCAAACTGCTGAGTGACCTGATGATTCCCGCCGACGAGCGAAGCGGCAGCGCCACCCAGGCTGGCGTTCCGGAGTTCATCGATGACTGGCTCGATTTCAGAGGCGGCAGGCTCAAAGCGGAAATCCTGGGAGGCCTCACCTGGCTCGATTTGGAATGCAACCGGCAATTCGGCCATGATTTCATTGGCTGCGCGCCGGCCGAGCAGAAAAAAATCCTGGACCGCATCGCATATCCCGACAAGGCCGCGCCTGAGGATGTGAACTACGTGGCATTTTTCAACCGCCTGCGGGACCTGGTTGTGGGCGGATTCTTCTCAAGCGAGCAAGGCGTGAAGGACTTGCCTTATCAAGGCAACAAGATGGTTGCAGTGTGGGAGGGCTGCCCGTCCAGCGTGCTGGCCCAGATCGAGAAGAATCTCAAGACAAACGGCGTGGCGCTGAGCATGGAAGGCGACAAAACTTCTGCCTGA
- a CDS encoding tetratricopeptide repeat protein: MSADPNGSGRRRGLSRVLFVLGLVLVFNAAYLAAYATPDLFYVANALLHPFLGVLAAVLFVIYLNRHREYIRGVSGWISIVCLALAAGFGVYLFFAGMTVPHSLALYLHVGFSIAGLIFLLVRLRSWLRGREIQFARNPWRIAGAGFVAALIFYGVVSLYHHYFPNPEYMIKNPPTAPVSMYQEGGGKNSLMWPNSAQTADGRTIPNQFFMNSETCQPCHKDIYSQWQHSMHHFSSFNNQWYRKSIEYMQDTIGIKPSMWCAGCHDHAVAFTDMMQKHPVRQIEFTPEGQAGLGCMSCHAIAHVTSTMGNGSYVMKYPQLDRLVASKSPLMRYIANFSILLNPKPHRKVFLKPFHRDRRYVAEFCSSCHKVHLDVPVDHYRWLRGFNDYDNWQGSGVSGNSARSFYYPPKPMVCVDCHMPMVKSGDFGNIDGYVHSHRFVAANTAVPTSHGDASQVADVEKFLKGAVTVDIFAITDEPKGQSEQLSRAPSGAPQASTMFAVGEESARGLEAAQVSAAPPAKLMAPVNRGVAYLRRGETARVEVVVRTKSLGHFFPGGTVDAFDCWVELKGVDDKGHTIFWSGEAADNGKGPVDPAAHYYRSLSIDQQGHWINKRNAWSAHATVYAHLIPPGAADAVHFRVKVPDDCGGKITFTAKLNYRKFDWWNTQWAFAGRPDPHQKDRQTTPYYDNTDWLFDGDLSNVSARVKQVPDVPTIVMSEDTETVPVLPASSKPFEQNTRLLPDDVYRWNDYGIGLLLQGDLKGAAREFEMVTKIDPKYADGWVNVARALVQEGDVDQAVPFLKTAMSLNPNLASSHYFLGQVYQTQGDYEQAYSEYKKAHDLHPGDRVVSNEMGHILFLQRKYTEAVKQFQYTLSIDPEDLIAHYNLMLCYRGLQDNAKSDHEEKLYMRFKADESANALLGPYDRSHPEDNIEAQPIHEHVSINDENAEGLQFYWNYGQQWNWLPGRLQKAQQIALERYKKDGSYGYLAATRRDNLHMHAAHRTMTQQKRLAHHATKVAAGKKLHARPAHKIVAETRAAR, from the coding sequence ATGAGTGCTGATCCCAATGGCAGTGGTCGCCGTCGCGGTCTGAGCAGGGTCCTGTTCGTTCTTGGGCTGGTGCTGGTATTCAACGCCGCCTATCTGGCTGCGTACGCCACGCCGGATCTCTTCTACGTCGCCAATGCGCTCCTGCATCCCTTCCTGGGCGTGCTGGCCGCCGTTCTCTTCGTCATTTATCTCAATCGGCATCGGGAATACATCAGGGGCGTTTCAGGCTGGATTTCCATCGTCTGTCTCGCGCTTGCCGCGGGCTTCGGAGTTTACCTGTTCTTCGCCGGAATGACGGTCCCTCACAGCCTCGCCCTTTACCTCCACGTGGGATTTTCAATCGCCGGCCTTATCTTCCTGCTGGTCCGTCTGCGCTCCTGGCTGCGCGGCCGCGAAATTCAATTCGCTCGCAATCCGTGGCGGATTGCCGGAGCCGGATTTGTTGCAGCTCTGATCTTCTATGGCGTGGTTTCCCTTTACCATCACTATTTCCCCAACCCGGAATATATGATCAAGAACCCGCCAACCGCGCCCGTCAGCATGTACCAGGAAGGTGGAGGCAAGAACAGCCTGATGTGGCCCAACTCCGCGCAGACGGCTGACGGCAGGACCATTCCCAACCAGTTCTTCATGAATTCGGAGACCTGCCAGCCGTGCCATAAGGACATCTATTCCCAATGGCAGCACTCGATGCACCACTTCTCGTCCTTCAACAATCAGTGGTACCGCAAGTCGATCGAGTACATGCAGGACACCATCGGGATCAAGCCGTCGATGTGGTGCGCCGGTTGCCATGACCATGCAGTCGCCTTCACCGACATGATGCAGAAACACCCGGTCCGCCAGATCGAGTTCACGCCGGAAGGCCAGGCCGGTCTGGGCTGCATGTCGTGCCATGCGATCGCGCACGTCACCAGCACCATGGGAAACGGCAGCTACGTGATGAAATACCCGCAGCTCGACCGCCTGGTGGCCAGCAAGAGCCCGCTGATGCGCTACATCGCCAATTTTTCAATCCTTCTCAATCCCAAGCCGCATCGGAAGGTCTTCCTAAAACCCTTTCACCGCGATCGCCGGTACGTGGCAGAGTTCTGCTCATCATGCCACAAGGTCCATCTGGACGTTCCTGTGGACCACTATCGTTGGCTACGCGGATTCAACGACTACGACAACTGGCAAGGGAGCGGCGTTTCGGGCAACAGCGCGCGGTCGTTCTACTATCCCCCCAAGCCGATGGTCTGCGTTGATTGCCACATGCCGATGGTCAAATCCGGCGATTTTGGAAACATCGACGGCTACGTCCATTCGCACCGCTTTGTGGCGGCGAATACGGCCGTGCCGACTTCCCACGGCGATGCGTCTCAGGTGGCAGATGTTGAGAAGTTTCTGAAAGGCGCGGTGACAGTGGACATCTTCGCCATCACCGATGAGCCCAAAGGCCAGTCCGAGCAGTTATCCCGCGCGCCGAGTGGAGCCCCGCAGGCTTCCACCATGTTCGCCGTCGGCGAAGAGTCGGCCCGCGGCCTGGAAGCGGCACAGGTTAGTGCTGCGCCTCCGGCAAAGCTGATGGCGCCGGTCAATCGCGGTGTCGCCTATCTGCGCCGGGGCGAAACCGCGCGGGTTGAAGTGGTCGTGCGCACAAAATCCCTTGGACACTTCTTCCCAGGCGGCACCGTCGATGCATTCGATTGCTGGGTGGAACTTAAGGGAGTGGACGACAAGGGCCACACCATCTTCTGGAGCGGCGAAGCGGCCGATAACGGCAAAGGGCCTGTCGATCCCGCGGCCCATTATTACCGCTCGCTTTCGATCGACCAACAAGGGCACTGGATCAACAAGCGCAACGCCTGGTCGGCGCACGCCACGGTTTACGCGCATCTGATACCTCCCGGCGCGGCCGACGCCGTCCATTTTCGAGTGAAGGTCCCGGACGATTGCGGCGGCAAAATCACTTTCACCGCCAAACTGAATTACCGCAAGTTCGACTGGTGGAACACTCAATGGGCCTTTGCGGGACGGCCCGATCCGCATCAGAAAGACCGCCAAACGACGCCGTATTATGACAACACCGACTGGCTCTTCGATGGCGACCTTTCGAATGTTTCGGCCAGGGTGAAGCAGGTTCCCGACGTTCCCACCATAGTAATGTCAGAGGACACCGAGACAGTGCCGGTGCTGCCAGCCTCCTCGAAACCTTTCGAGCAAAATACCAGGCTGCTTCCAGACGACGTTTACCGCTGGAATGATTACGGCATCGGCCTGTTGCTGCAGGGCGACCTGAAGGGCGCTGCGCGAGAGTTCGAGATGGTCACAAAAATCGATCCAAAATATGCCGATGGCTGGGTGAACGTGGCCCGGGCGCTTGTCCAGGAGGGCGACGTGGACCAGGCCGTCCCGTTCCTGAAGACGGCGATGTCGCTGAATCCTAACCTGGCGAGCTCGCATTATTTTCTGGGACAGGTTTACCAGACGCAGGGCGACTACGAACAGGCCTACTCGGAATACAAGAAGGCCCATGACCTCCATCCCGGCGATCGCGTTGTCAGCAATGAAATGGGCCACATTCTTTTTCTCCAGCGCAAGTACACGGAAGCCGTGAAGCAGTTCCAATATACGCTGAGCATCGATCCAGAGGACCTGATTGCGCACTACAACCTGATGCTCTGCTATCGCGGCTTGCAGGACAACGCCAAATCGGACCACGAAGAGAAGCTTTACATGCGCTTCAAGGCGGACGAAAGCGCCAACGCCCTCCTGGGCCCGTACGATCGGAGCCATCCGGAGGATAACATCGAGGCCCAGCCCATCCATGAGCATGTCTCGATCAACGACGAGAATGCCGAAGGTCTCCAGTTCTACTGGAACTACGGCCAGCAGTGGAACTGGCTGCCGGGCAGGCTGCAAAAAGCGCAGCAGATTGCGCTCGAGCGCTACAAGAAGGACGGCAGCTACGGCTACCTCGCCGCCACGAGACGCGATAATCTCCACATGCATGCGGCGCACCGGACAATGACGCAGCAGAAACGCCTCGCGCACCACGCCACCAAAGTTGCCGCCGGTAAGAAACTACACGCGCGCCCCGCGCACAAGATTGTGGCGGAAACGCGGGCTGCTCGGTAA
- a CDS encoding CRTAC1 family protein, with translation MNRRNLLKLLAGIGAVGGAGGLVYESPRIREELVRLTRRNPPSHSFQNQLVDVTAQAGIVFSHNSGAFGAKYLPETLGSGCAFLDYDNDGWLDILLINGKDWPGHGNRRTTMKLYRNNQNGTFTDVTREAGLDVEMYGIGVAVGDYDNDGFDDFYVTTYGQSRLFRNNGNGTFTDVTRAARLSGYSSLSTSALWFDYDRDGHLDLLVANYVKWSPETDIFCSLDGKTKSYCTPEAYPGTTCWLFHNRGDGTFEDVTGESGLHDPTSKSLGITMIDYDLDGWPDVFIANDTQPNKLYHNNHDGTFTEVAVSAGVAFSEDGVARAGMGADAADYDNSGMPSLVVTNFSQQMVGLYRNEGHGFFIDEAPSTAVGQSTRMMLGFGCFFFDVDLDSMLDLLVANGHIDATISRVDASITYAEPPRLFHNEGRGKFRDISALVGKSFDQPKVARGAAYGDFDNDGDLDVLMTTNNGAAYLYRNDAGENHSIRFSTVGVRSNRDGIGTNVHIWAPQGKRWLTVKSGSSYLSCSDPRVTFGLGPHRYIERALLEWPSGEKQELGRLQAGRTYVVQEGKGIIGDVPFHGMT, from the coding sequence ATGAACCGTCGGAATTTGCTCAAGCTGCTTGCGGGGATTGGGGCTGTAGGCGGCGCGGGCGGCCTGGTTTACGAGTCACCGCGCATCCGGGAGGAACTCGTGCGGCTGACGCGTCGAAATCCCCCCAGCCACTCGTTTCAGAACCAACTCGTTGATGTTACCGCGCAAGCTGGCATCGTCTTCAGTCACAACAGCGGCGCGTTCGGGGCGAAATATCTGCCGGAAACTCTGGGTTCCGGCTGCGCCTTCCTGGACTATGACAACGATGGCTGGCTGGACATCCTGCTGATCAACGGAAAAGACTGGCCGGGGCACGGCAACCGCCGCACCACGATGAAGCTCTATCGTAACAACCAAAACGGAACCTTCACGGACGTTACACGCGAGGCCGGCCTCGACGTTGAAATGTACGGCATCGGCGTGGCGGTGGGGGATTACGACAACGATGGATTTGACGATTTTTACGTTACCACGTATGGCCAGAGCCGGCTTTTCCGCAACAACGGTAACGGCACCTTTACGGACGTAACGCGAGCCGCGCGCCTCAGCGGCTACTCGAGCCTGAGCACCTCCGCGTTGTGGTTTGACTATGATCGGGACGGCCATCTGGACTTGCTGGTGGCCAACTACGTCAAGTGGTCTCCGGAAACGGACATCTTCTGCAGCCTGGATGGAAAGACCAAGTCGTATTGCACGCCGGAGGCATATCCGGGAACAACCTGCTGGCTTTTCCATAACCGCGGCGACGGTACCTTTGAGGACGTCACCGGCGAGTCCGGCCTGCACGATCCCACCTCCAAGTCGCTCGGCATCACGATGATCGATTACGATCTTGACGGCTGGCCCGATGTCTTCATCGCCAACGACACGCAGCCCAACAAGCTTTATCACAACAACCACGACGGAACTTTCACGGAGGTTGCAGTCTCGGCAGGAGTCGCCTTCAGCGAAGACGGCGTGGCCAGGGCCGGAATGGGCGCTGACGCCGCCGACTACGACAACTCCGGCATGCCCAGCCTGGTGGTCACCAACTTTTCGCAGCAGATGGTGGGCCTCTATCGGAACGAGGGCCACGGCTTCTTTATTGACGAGGCGCCCTCGACCGCAGTGGGACAATCCACGCGAATGATGCTTGGCTTCGGCTGCTTCTTTTTTGACGTTGATCTCGACAGCATGCTTGACCTGCTGGTGGCCAACGGCCATATCGACGCCACCATCAGCCGGGTTGACGCCAGTATCACCTATGCAGAGCCGCCGCGCTTGTTTCATAATGAAGGGCGTGGCAAGTTCCGTGATATCAGCGCGCTGGTGGGAAAATCGTTCGACCAGCCGAAAGTGGCCCGGGGCGCCGCTTACGGAGATTTTGACAACGACGGCGACCTCGACGTGCTGATGACGACGAATAACGGGGCCGCGTATCTTTATCGCAACGATGCGGGAGAGAACCACAGCATCAGGTTTTCCACGGTCGGCGTCCGCTCAAACCGGGATGGAATTGGAACTAATGTTCACATCTGGGCGCCTCAGGGAAAACGCTGGCTGACGGTAAAGAGCGGGTCGAGTTATCTGTCCTGCTCCGATCCGAGAGTCACTTTCGGTCTTGGCCCTCACCGGTATATCGAAAGAGCATTGTTGGAGTGGCCGAGCGGGGAGAAGCAGGAACTCGGAAGGCTGCAAGCCGGGCGCACGTATGTGGTCCAGGAAGGTAAGGGCATCATCGGCGATGTTCCCTTCCACGGTATGACTTAA
- a CDS encoding four helix bundle protein: MSIERFEQLEVWQVAHQIVLDVYKGTTHLPPEEKFGLTSQMRRAAVSVPANIAEGFKRRGAADKKRFYNIAQGSLEELRHYALLCHDLGLQMEPDHLPERIDQAGRMLTGLIRSIRI; encoded by the coding sequence ATGAGCATCGAGCGGTTCGAGCAACTCGAAGTATGGCAGGTGGCTCACCAGATTGTGTTGGATGTTTACAAAGGGACAACGCACTTGCCGCCAGAGGAGAAATTCGGTTTGACTTCGCAGATGCGCCGGGCGGCAGTCTCTGTGCCAGCCAATATTGCCGAAGGTTTCAAAAGGAGAGGCGCGGCCGACAAGAAGCGTTTTTACAATATTGCGCAGGGTTCGCTCGAAGAGCTCAGGCACTACGCACTTCTCTGTCACGACCTTGGTCTTCAGATGGAGCCGGATCATCTTCCGGAGCGAATCGACCAAGCCGGCCGGATGCTGACAGGCCTGATCCGATCCATCAGGATCTGA
- a CDS encoding response regulator transcription factor, translating to MPPAAAEKKVRVFLADDHALVRQGFRRLLEDDARITIVGEANTGLSAIEQCAKLKPDVVVMDLLMPEIGGLEATAEILKANPETRVLILSMYSNPAYVRKAIEAGAKGYILKDAIEVDLAQAVVVLAQGGAYMSSAVSNLVLEGLKAGTMQEAGGDPYDRLTLREKEVLQLIAQGKSNKEIAVLLDISINTVAVHRARLMETLGLHRTAELVLYAVKKGIVQPQ from the coding sequence ATGCCGCCCGCTGCCGCCGAAAAAAAGGTCCGAGTTTTTCTGGCTGACGATCACGCGCTGGTCCGCCAGGGCTTCCGCCGTCTGCTGGAAGACGATGCCCGCATCACGATCGTGGGTGAAGCCAACACCGGGCTTTCTGCCATCGAGCAATGCGCGAAGCTCAAACCGGACGTCGTTGTGATGGACCTTTTGATGCCTGAAATCGGAGGGCTCGAGGCTACGGCGGAAATCCTGAAGGCCAATCCGGAAACCAGGGTGCTGATCCTCAGCATGTATTCCAATCCAGCGTATGTTCGCAAGGCCATCGAAGCCGGCGCCAAGGGTTATATTTTGAAGGACGCGATTGAGGTCGATCTGGCCCAGGCCGTGGTGGTGCTCGCGCAGGGCGGCGCTTACATGAGCTCAGCAGTTTCAAACCTGGTGCTTGAAGGTCTCAAGGCGGGAACGATGCAGGAAGCGGGTGGAGATCCCTACGACCGCCTGACACTGAGAGAAAAGGAAGTCCTGCAGCTCATCGCCCAGGGAAAGTCCAACAAGGAAATCGCCGTGCTGCTGGACATCAGCATCAACACGGTGGCCGTCCATCGCGCGCGGCTGATGGAAACCTTGGGGCTTCACCGCACGGCGGAGCTGGTGCTTTACGCTGTAAAAAAGGGTATTGTCCAACCGCAATAG